DNA sequence from the Prochlorothrix hollandica PCC 9006 = CALU 1027 genome:
ACGCCCTCGCTCTCCAGGCCCAAGGGGTGGAAAATGCCAGTGCCCGCCTCTTTTCTAACCCTGCTGGTGATTTTGGTTCGTTGGTCAACGATCGCATCACGGATTCCAACTGGGAGTCGGGGGATGAACTGGGGGCCACTTGGCAGGGGCGCAATAGTTTTAGCTATGGGCGGGGGGACAAGGGCCAAGCGCGGCCTGAGGTGCTGCAAACGTTGCTGCAAACCACCGATCGCATTATCCAACAAATCGACTCAGTGGAGTATGGTTTAACGGATATTCAGGAGTATTATGCCAATACGGGGGGGCTGAAGAAGGCAGCGGAACTGAAACGGGGGGGCAAGAAGACTACCGCCAGTTTTGTCGAAAGTTTCTCCAAGGACACTACCCCTCGCCCCCTGGAGGATCTGTTGCGTTTGGAGTATCGCACCAAGTTACTCAACCCCAAGTGGGCTGATGCCATGGTGGCCCAGGGTTCGGGCGGTGCCTATGAGGTGTCCCAGCGGATGACGGCCCTCATGGGCTGGGCGGGGACGGCGGACTTTAAGGAAAACTGGGTCTATGATCAGGCAGCGGCGACCTATGCCCTGGATCCGGAGATGGCGGCGAAGTTGAACCAGGCCAACCCGGAGGCTTTCCGCAATATTGTGGGGCGCATGTTGGAGGCCCATGGGCGCGGCTTTTGGAACCCTGAGGCTGATGTTTTACAGCAGTTGCGCCTGTTGTATGAGCAAACGGAGGAGGAACTGGAAGGGATCACGGTCTAGGGGGGTCGGGTCCACCTCGACCATCCCACTTCCCCCTGGGAGAGCCGACTTGTAGTCGGCTGCGGGGAGTCGGGTTCCACTCGACGATCCCACTCGACAATCCCACTTCCCCCTGGGAGAGCCGACTTGTAGTCGGCTTCGGGGAGTCGAGTACAACTCGACGATCCCACTCGACCATCCCACTTCCCCCTGGGAGAGCCGACTTGTAGTCGGCTGCGGGGAGTCGAGTACAACTCGACCATCCCACTCGACCATCCCACTTCCCCCTGGGAGAGCCGACTTGTAGTCGGCTGGGGGGAGTCGAGTACAACAATCCCACTCGACGATCCCACTCGACGATCTTACTTCCCCCGGGGCGATCGCTGTAACCCTTGACCTATGCCATCTTAAGAGTTCTTAAGAGTCCCGCATCGTGGTACCCTTGGCTTGCCTGGGCGTGGTAGGCTATGGCAATTTTGCCCGGTTTACCCGTCCCTGTCCCCATGCCTCTGTCCTCCCTATAGCCCCCCCTCTCACCCTATGAGTCGCCGCCGTCGCAGTCGTCCCCGGAACAGCCGTAGCAGACAAAAAACCGCCTGGGGTCCCCTTTTGATCGGGTTACTGGTGGGGGTGCCCCTGGCCGCAGAAGTCTTGGCACGGGTCTTAGTGGCGACCCAGCGCCTAGAGTTGACCACCCCCGGCACCGAAGTCCCCACCATGGACATTGCCGAAGCCTACCAACTGAAATTCGTCACCGCCGAGGGCAACCCCTACGCCACCCCCACCCCCCCTGGGGAACTGAAGGCCCGTCGCCATCCCCTCCTGGGCTATGACCTCGTGGCCAATCAACAGGGACAGTTTTGGACCATTAACGATCAGGGCTTTCGGGAGTCGGCAACCGTTCCCCTAGTCAAGGCCGAGGGAGAAATTCGCATTGTGATCCTGGGGGGGTCAGAAGCCTTTGGTCAACTCAGTTCCAGTAATAAAGCCCTGTTTTCCACGCAATTGCAGGAACGCCTCAACCAACGGGTTACTGAACAGCGCAATAATCCTGGGCGCTTTCAGCCAGAAATCTTGCCCTATCGCGCCGATCAAGTGACCGAGGCGCTGGCCCTTCCCCCTCAAATTCGCTTAGGTCAATATCGGGTCATCAATGCCGCCGTCCCCGGTTACACCTCCGGCAATGTCTTGGGCCGGTTGTTGTACCAAGTGGCGGCCTACGATCCCGATATTTTGGTGGTGATGGAGGGCTATGGGGATTTGCTGCTGCCCAGTCAGCAACCGGCGGCGGATATTCCCCAGTTGGATGCTCTGCTGGCGGCCCAAGTCCCGGCAGTGGCAGACGATAGCGCCCTCAAACCTATGCAATGGGGACAGCGTTTGGGGGATGTGGCCCTCGATCACCTCTATGTGGTCAAGGTGTGGCACAGCTTTAATGCGCCCCTACCGGAGGAGACAGCACCGGAGCCGGTGAAACTGGTGAACTTGATGACCGACGATCCAGAGGTTCCCCTGGTCAACCAGGTGCCTGAGGGTCCAGAGTTGCAGAAACGGGTCGATCGCTACCAACAACACATGCTGCAATTGGTGCGCTGGACCTCCGCTACCCAAAAACAGCTTATCCTGGTGGTGCCCCCAGAAATCACCGGGCGATCGCCGGATCAGATCACGGACTCCGAAGCGGCGATCGTAGCCGATTTGGGACAACCCTACCAAACCAAAATCAGCCCCGCCTTCGATCAACTGACAACCGCTGCAGAGGCGGTGGCGGCCCGATCGGCCAATGCCAAGGTGTTCAACTTCTACAGCCTCAATGCCCCCGCTAAGTCACCCCTGGCGGAACAACCCCTATTCCAAACCTCCGTTTCCCTCACCGATGCCGGTCAAACCGTGCTGGCCGATCGCCTTTATGGCTCGATCGTGGCTGACCTGGCCCTGCAACCTCGCCCCTTTGGGAGCCGCTAACTTACCCCTGCTCTACCCATGACCTCTCCCCTGATCAGTGCCCCAGAACTCCACGATCGCCTCATCCAGGATCCCCAGTCCGTGGTGGTTTTCGACTGTCGGTTTAACCTCATGGAACCGGCCCAGGGGCGGCAACAGTACGCTGTTAGCCATATTCCCGGTGCCTATTACTTGGATCTCAACCAGGATCTGTCTAGCCCCCCCCAGCGCTACGGCGGACGGCATCCCTTACCGGACCTGGATGCCTTGGCAGCTACCTTGGCCCAGGCGGGGGTGGAGGGGGGCAAAACCTGGGTGGTGGCCTACGATGACTCCCGCTTTGCCTATGGAGCGCGGCTGTGGTGGCTGTTGCGCTACATGGGCCATGATGGGGTGTCCGTGCTGGATGGGGGCTTTGGGGCATGGCAGGGGCTGGGGTTGCCGGTGACCTCGGTGGTGCCGGAGCCTCGATCGGGCCAGTTTCTGCCCCAACGGCGATCGGACTGGGTGGTGGATGTGGCAGCGGTTCAGACCCGCAAGGACTGGCCCACGGTGGCGGTGGTGGACTCCCGGGAACCGGGCCGTTATCGGGGGGAGTATGAGCCGATCGATCCCGTGGCGGGCCACATTCCCGGAGCCATTAACCGCTGTTGGACGGAGGTTACGGACGAGACGGGGCGATCGCAAGCGAAGCCTTGGCACCAGGACCACTGGGCCGCGATCGCCTCAGCCGAGGAGGTGATGGTGTACTGCGGCTCTGGGGTGACGGCCTGTGTCAATTTGCTGTCTTTGGAACTGGCGGGCATCACCACGGGCAAGCTCTATGCGGGCAGTTGGAGCGACTGGTGCGCCTCAGTGCTGAATTTGACCGAGGGCGTTTGACCGAGGCAATCTACAGCTAGCCCAGGCATTGTTCCCCCCTATCGTTGGAGATTGTATGACGATTGCCACCTCTCTCCCCACGATGTCCCCGCAGTTCAGTAACCCTCAACCCGTCCTGCTCGATGTGCGGGATACGACTCTGATGGTTACGCCGGAACACTTCGATCGCCTCTGTCGCAATAACCCTGATTTACGCCTTGAACTCACCCAGTCTGGAGAGTTAATCATTATGGCTCCTGCCGGTGGCGAAAGTAGTAGGCGCAATCTCAATGTAGCGACCGATAATGTAGCGACCGATAATGTAGCGACCGATGTTGATCTGTGGAACCGGCAAACCAATTTAGGGGAAGCGTTTGACTCAGATCCCCAACGGCAGCGGGTGGAACTCTATAGAACCTAGCAACAGGTGGAGGTTTTAGACTCCCCTGGGGCGATCGACTGTGGTGAGGTCATGCCCGGTTTTGTCCTCAGTATGACCAGAATTTGGTAGTCTTTTGAGCTTTTGCTGTAGGTAACTATTCAGGGGGGGACGAAGTTAGTAGGGTTTCAGCCCGACGATCGCCGGTCAGGACCGTCTCAAAGGGGTTCAGTTTACTGGGGAACCACCGACCTCGGGTAGGGTTCTTGCCCCCGTGCCGACCCTCTTGGCGACCCACAGCCGGGGCAACCACGGGGGGATTGCCCCTACCAAAATCGGGGAATCTGCCAAGGTGAAATAGACCCTCTCCCATCGCCTCAGGTCTGTTTTCTGAAGCCTGAAACCCTCATTCTCCCGTGACCCCCTGAATAATTACTTGCTGTAGTGTCCCTGGAATATCACGGTGTTATCCGCTATTGTTCTGAAAACCCCATGATTGTTTTAATGTGCTTTCAACAAATTGAGTGTTTGAGGGTCACAGTCACCCTCAAAAAATTTATTCAAAACACGTTCAAATATAGAATCTGGTTCTGAGATCTGTGCAAATAAGGTCATGGAGGATTTCAACTTCTTATTGTCAGGAGAACTGAAAATTTCCAATGCCGATCGCTCTTCAATGGCCAAAACGGTTGTGGTGCATTCCCTTAGTCTGGTTCCTAGAGTGGGATGGCTTAAGTATGCTTGAGCCTCTGCAAGGCTTTTTATGGCATACTTATTTGCCATAAAACTGCTACCTAATCCGTCAATTTGGGGGAATATATACCACATCCAATGGCTTCGCTTTTCCCCCAGCTTCAGTTCTGATAAAGCAGATTCATAGCTTTCCTCTTGTGCAGTGACAAATCGTTCTAAATTGAAGGGATCATTCATCGTCTTAGTTTGATTTTCCATGATGGTTACCTCCCTAGGTAATAGAATACATGGGTTTATTCGATAAGCAACCGAAGATCTTAAAACCCCAGTCCTGATCCCCAGTTTTTGTTGGGCTTCAGGCCAGAATCTTTAAATTCTGGGACAGAAACCGGGGATCTCGGTATCAGGGACAAAACCCCTATTTCAGGAGTCGGGCTACCTGCATTCGCTTTAACAAACTCGAACGGCTAGAATATTGTCGTTCCAATTGATAGATCTGAGATCTGAACAGAGCCGATGTGCCTTCTAGTTGTGCTAAATCCCGTAATTCAACTAAGTGTTGAACGGCTTGATCATAGAGGTTTGATTTTTTCTGGTCCAGCAAGTCATGGACTGTCTGCCATATCTGCCCTTGTCGAGATTTTAAAGGGGTTAAATGCTTCTGGCGTTTGGCAGTGGCGGCTGCTTCCTCCTGGGCTTTCTGCTGCTGACATCGGATTTTTGCTTGGGCTTCTAGCTGTGAGAAAGAGCGTCTGTTGGTCTCTGCCCCAGGGATTACCCCAGGGAGTTTAGCAAACTTCTGGCGTAAACGTGCCTGAATCTGGCCCGCGATCGCCGATTCTCCCTCAACTATTTCCAGTAATAATTTTGTTTTTTCTGCCTCAGAGAGGGCATTAATCCAGTCTTTGAAGGGTTCTTTAGAATCCTGTTGATCGGGGCTGTTATCTGCTGCCACCGCAACTAAATTGGGATCTAGTTCCAGCCACGTGACAAATGACTGGACTGGAGCATTGAGGTTTTTGAGATTGGGGGGAACGGGAGGTTCTTGGCTGTCGTTCTCCAACCATTCCGATCCGGCTGCTGCTTTGAGCCAAGCCAGATATAAAATCCGATAGTCTCCTTGAAGGATAGCCTGTCGTAAGGGGAGCAAGTCATCAAGCCAATTAGCATCTTCGTCAATCCAGATGCCTTTTTCCTCCTCATAAATGTTAATATTGAGAATGACATACTGTTTTGTTGTGGAAACCTCAATGATGTGATCGAGGCAGTAGGGCTGTAGGGCGGCGGGGTCGATCGCTGATGTTGGGAACCGAAATGCTAATTGATAACTGGCCCAACTCGCCATGTAGAGCATGGCATCAAAGCAGCGTTCTAAAACAGATAATGGCTTGCCATGGAAATCGCCATGACTGTAGGTAAATATTGCCCTATAGGCTGTGGGCTGCACCCGGCTCGATAAGCTTTTAACGTAGTTCTGATCGTCTTTGGTGAGGGGTTTGTCAATGGCCCGAAACTCATAGTATTGATATTCCATACCGTAGTCCTAAATGGGTCATGTGGTGTGCGCCCGGAGGGCGCACACCACACAGAGGGTTTCAGCCGTCGCGATTCTTACAACTGATGTGGGATTGCTGTACAGCAGTTAATACAGCAGTTAATACAGCAGTTAGATGGTTAATCCAGTAACGGTGACTGAGTTAATAGTGCCTCATCGGTCAGGATTCTGCAATCGCAGCCTTTGAGTTTCAGGGCTGATTGACTGGCAGATCTCCTGAAACCGTTGGAATTTCGTTAGGAGTTTGCGTCGCTTCAGGGACTTGTGTCAGTCAGTCAGGAGCAAGGGGCTTAAGCCCCTTGTCTAGCTAAGCCCCTTGTCTAGCTAAGTCCCTTGTCTAGCTAAGTCCCTTGTCTAGGTAACTATTCAGGGGGGGGACGAAGTTAGTAGGGTTTCAGCCCCACGATCGCCGGTCAGAGCCGGATCAACGGGATGCATTTCACCTTGGAACCATCGACCTCGGGTAGGGGTCGTGCCCCCGTGCCGACCCTCTTCGCGACCCACAGCCGGGGCAACCACGGGGGGATTGCCCCTACCCAAATCGGGGAATCTGCCAAGGTGAAATAGACCCTCTCCAATCACCTCAGGTCTGTTTTCTGAAGCCTGAAACCCTCATTCTCCCGTGACCCCCTGAATAATTACCTTGTCTAGGTAAGCCCCTTGTCTAGGTAAGTCCCTTGTCTAGGTAAGCCCCTTGTCTAGGTAAGCCCCTTGTCTAGGTAAGCCCCTTGTCTAGTCAGGGACTTGTCTAGGTAAGCCCCTTGTCTAGGTAAGCCCCTTGTCTAGTCAGGGACTTGTGTCAGTCAGTCAGGTTTCAGGGGTTCCCACTTTAAGCGAGATAAGATTAACGGGACAGTGGCTCTGCGCCCCACTGTCCCGGCTTAAGTTGATACCCAAAAAAAGAGGGGTGACTGACGGGCATTGCTGCTGCGTCGAAATCCCCCCACGGCATGACTTGCATTTCCTGAATACAGTGTGGCCCAGGGGGCGGGTTATGGCGAGGGGATTCTGTGGGGTCCTGGGGGGAGATGCCCTGGGGTACCTTGTGGGTTTAAATTGGGTAAGGATAGTTGGGGACAGAGACCGAGACTAGGGCTGAGACAAGGCAATAACCATGGATGCAAGGGATAGGGATGGGCCGGATCGAGACGGGAGGGAGGCAGACTTTACCTGGGGGCAGGCCAGGGACTTTGCCAACCAACTGATCCAGGCCCACAGCGGCAAACACCTGACCGATCTGGAAATTAAGGTGCTCCAAGGCTCCTGGCAGAACCACACCTACGAGGCCATGGCGGAACAGTACACCTATGGGGCGGGCTACCTCAACCGGGATGTGGGTAATGCCCTCTGGAAAAAGTTATCCCAGGCTCTGGGGGAAAAGGTGAGCAAAACCAACTTTCGGGAAGCCTTGCGCCGTGCTTGGTGGCAGCAGGGGCGATCGGTTCCTAGTGTGCCCCCTAGTGTGCCCCCTAGTGTGCGCCCTAGTGTGCTTCCTATGACACCCCCGCTCCCTGCCGTGCCCCTGGCGGAAACCCCCTTTGCCGAGGGTCCCGTGGCTCCCCAGTCTCCCTTTTATGTGGTGCGATCGCAGGTGGAAGACCTGGGACTGCGATCGCTGCTGAAACCGGGAGCCTTGGTGCGGGTGAAAGCCCCCAGCCTCATGGGCAAAACCTCCTTCCTCTATTACCTGCTCCAGGGGGTCCAACTCCAGGGCTATGCCACGATTTATTTAGATTTAGGCAGCATTGACCGGGATATTCTCACGGATTTGGGGAAATTGCTCCGCTGGCTCTGCGCTAGGGTCAGTCGGCAGCTTAAGATCCCCAATCGCTTAGAGGAGTTTTGGGACTCGGATATTTTTGGCAGCAACGACAACTGCACCGCCTATTTTGAGGAATATTTACTCCAGGAAGTTCCCCAGCCCGTGGTTTTGGGCTTGGACAACGTCGATCGCCTCTTTCCCCATGGCGCAGTGGTGGAAGATTTCTTTGGCTTGTTGCGCAGTTGGCATGAACGGGCTAGAATTTCGACGTTATGGCAGCAGTTACGCCTGGTTTTGATGCATTCTACCGATGTTTATATTCCCCTGGACTATAATCAGTCCCCCTTTAACACCGGTGTTCCCATTGAACTGGTGGAGTTTAGCCCCGATCAAATCCAAGCCTTGGCCCTGTTGCACCACTGTTCCCTCGATCGCCCTGCCCTGGCCCAGCTCATGGCCGCCATTGGGGGACATCCTTACCTGGTGCGGCGGGCGCTCTATGAACTGGGCACCGGATCCCAGACCTTGGGGCAGTTGCTGGCCACAGCGGCCACGGAAACCGGCATCTATGGGGCACATTTGCGGCGGCAGTGGCTGCTGCTGCAACAGAATCCGGCGCTGTGGCAGGCTCTGATCCAGGTGGTGCAGGGGACGGAGCCGGTGTCCCTGTCCCCCCTCACCCTCTACAAACTCCACAGCATGGGGCTAATCCACCGCCACAATAATCGGGTGATGCCCCGCTGTACGGTCTATCGCGATTACTTTCGATCGATGCACCGGGCCGACTCTCCCTAATGCCTACCATGGGTCCCGTTTCCAAAGGTTGGGCCGATCGGGTATAATGAAGGGCCAGCTTAGTATTGATGTACTATCGACATACTAGATTGGTGGTAAGCTGTTGCCCAGGTGACCGAGGCGATCGTGGTCCATATCAAGCGCGTTGAACTGACCCACTTCAAATCCTTTGGGGGGACAGCGGATATTCCCCTGTTGCCCGGTTTTACTGTGGTTTCGGGTCCCAATGGATCCGGGAAATCCAATATTTTAGATGGGCTACTGTTCGCCTTGGGGTTGTCCACTTCCAAGGGAATGCGGGCCGATCGCCTGCCGGATTTGGTCAACCAAAACGTTGCCCGCAGCCGCTCCACCGTGGAAGCCAGCGTCACCGCCACCTTTGACCTCACGGGGTGGCAGGCGGAGGGCTTGGGCACATCCCCAGGGGCGAATCTGGGGGCGAATCTGGGGGCGGAGCCAGATCCCCCTGAACCCGATTCCCTGGGTCCTGAACCCACCGCAGCAGACCCCACCGGGCTAGATAATCCAGGGCTAGATAATCCAGGGCCAAATAATCCAGAGCTAGATAATCCAGGGCCAAATAATCCAGGGCCAGATAATCCAGGGCCAAATAATCCAGGGCTGGAACCCCCGGCGGATAGTGCCAGGGCAGAGGTTACTGCTGACGGTCGTGGGCCGGAGCCAACCGAGCCGGAGCCAACCGAGCCGGAGCAAACCGAACCGGAGCCGATCGAGTACTCTCCCCTGGAAATCGGTCCCCATTTGCAGGAATGGAGCGTGACCCGAAAATTGCGGGTGACTCCCCAGGGGACTTACACCTCCACCTATGCCATCAATGGGGAAACCTGCACCCTCACCCAACTCCATGGCCAACTTAACCGCCTACGCATTTACCCGGAAGGCTACAATATTGTGCTGCAAGGGGATGTTACCGGCATTATTTCCATGAATGGCCGGGAGCGGCGGGAGATTATCGATGAATTGGCGGGGGTGGCCCAGTTCGATCGCAAGATTAACCAGGCCAAGGGCAAGCTGGATGAAGTCAAGGAGCGGGAAGACCGCTGTCGCATCATTGAGCGGGAATTGCAGGAACAGTTGGAGCGCCTTAGTAAAGATCGCCTCAAAGCGGAAAAATATAAGGCATTGCGCCAGGAATTGCAGCAAAAGGAACAATGGGAAAAGGTGCTGAGTTGGCAGCAACAGCAGCAGCAGATCCAAAAACTGGAGCAAGCCCTGGCCCAGGGGGCAACGGAACAAACCCAAATCCAGGAGAGCCGCGCCGCCCTCCAGGACACCATTACCGCCACGGAAACGGTGCTGGAAGCCCTCAACCGCCAAGTGCGGGCCTTGGGGGAAGAGGAACTGCTGGGACTCCAGAGCCAAGGGGCCACCCAGGAGGCAGAACTGCGGCAGATTTTGCGACAACAGCAGGAACTGGAAACCGCAGGGCAACGTACCCTAGAGCAATTGCAGCAACACCAGGCCAAGGTGGGGGAATATCAGAAAACCCTGCAACGGGTTCAGGGAGAACGCGCCCACTGGGAAGGTCGGGAACTGGTGCGCCTGGGGGCCGATCGCGACCAAGCCCGCCAAGCCCTGGACGCTAGCCGGGAAGCGGCCCATGCCATCGCCAGCCGTTCCCAAGCCTGGGTGCAGCAGCAAACCCAACTGCGGCAGCAACTGGATCAGTGGCTGGCCCAAATAGAACCCCAACGGCGGGAACAGGCCCAATTACAGGAGCGATCGCAGCAATATAACCAACAACGCCAAGATCAGGCGCTAGCTCTGACCCAGGGGGCTGAGGAATTGGCCCTAGCCCAGGGGCAACTGGCGGAACTGATCCCCCTCCAGACGGAACTGGAAACGGCGATCGCCGCCCTCGCCACCACCCTCGCCCAGACGGAACAGGAGTTACAGGTGCAGCAGGACACCCAAACCCGACTCCTGCGGGAACAGCGGGAGAAGCAGCGGCAACTGGACAAACTGGAAAGTCTGGCCCAGGCCATGCAGGAAACCCAGGGCACCCACGCCACCCGCATTCTCTTGCAACTGGGGCTGGCGGGAGTCCATGGCTTGGTGGGGCAGTTGGGGGCGGTGCAGTCCCGCTATCAACTGGCCTTGGAGGTGGCGGCGGGGGCGCGGTTGGGCTATCTGGTGGTGGAGGATGACGGTGTGGCGGCGGCGGGGATTGCCCTGTTGAAGCGGGAAAATGCGGGCCGTGCCACGTTTCTGCCCCTGAACCGGATCCAGGGCCATAAACTAGCCAGTATCCCCAAATGGCAAACCCCGGAAGGGTTCATTGACCATGCGGTGAACTTGGTGGACTGCGACGATCGCTATGGCGATATTTTCAGCTATGTCTTTGGCAATACGGTGATCTTTGAGTCCTTGACCACGGCACGGCAGCAACTGGGGCAATACCGCATCGTCACCCTGGAGGGGGACCTGTTGGAAACCAGCGGGTCCATGACCGGCGGCAGTGTGCGGCGGCAACGGGGGGCGGTGGGCTTTGGCAGCAGTGACTCGGAAGAGTCGGGGGAGATCAAGGGTCTGCGGGAGCGCTTAGGGCAGATCGAGGCGGTATTGGGCCGCTGCGATCGCCAAATCCATACCCTGACCACCCAGGGGCGGGACACTAGCCAAACCCTGACGGAACAACGGCAGCACCATCGGGATCTGCGATCGGAGGCGGATCTGCTGCGCCAAACGGTGACCCGCCTGGAACAGCAACAGACCCAGTTACAGCAGCAGCAACAGACCCAGGACACCGCCCTCGGGGAAGCCCAAGTCCGGCTGCAAACCCTAGCCCAAACTATTCCCGCCCTAGAAGCCCAAATCCAGGAATTGCGGCAAACCCTGGGGCAATTGGAGCAGTCCCCCATCCATGGGGAGTGGCAACAGCGCCAAACCCAGGTACAAACCCAGGAAGCCACCCTCCAGGATCGGGAATTGGCCCTGCGCAGTGGGGAGCAGCAGCTCCAGGGGTTAATCCGGGAGCAGGAGCGCTGCACCAGTCAAATCAGCCAACTCCAAGGCCAAATCCAGAGTTTACGTCAACAGCAAGGGGAACAGATCAACGATCATTCCGCCCTGGGCATTCAACGCACCACCCTGGAGGGCCAACTCCAGCAGTTGCGGCAACACATCGCCAGCCTGGAGGAACGCCTGGGGAGCCAGAAGCAGGAACGGGATCGGGTGGAGCGCCAACAGCGGGATCAGCGGCAGGAACTGCAACAATTGGACTGGCAGGGCCAAAAACTCCAGGAAACCCAGGCCGAACGCCAGGAAAAACTGGGGCAATGGCGGGAAACCTTGGCCCAACAGGAGCGGGAGTTACCCCAGCCCTGGCCGGAGATTCCCCCGGAGGTGGTGGCGGCGGGGCTGGCTCCCCTGAACCATGAGTTGCGTGCCTTAGCCAAACGGATCCAAGCCATGGAGCCGGTCAATATGCTGGCCCTGGAGGAGTACGATCGCACCCAAGCCCGCTTAACGGATCTCAGTGAGAAACTGGCCACCCTGGAGTCGGAACGAACGGAAATCCTACTGCGCATCGAAACCTTCACCACCCTGCGCACCCGGGCCTTTATGGAGTCTTTTGAGGCCATTGATGCTAATTTTCGCGAGATTTTCGCCCAATTGTCCGATGGGGACGGCTATTTGCAACTGGATGACCCGGACAACCCCCTCAGTGGCGGTCTCAATCTGGTGGCCCACCCCAAGGGTAAACCGGTGCGGCGGCTGGCTTCCATGTCGGGGGGAGAGAAGTCTTTGACGGCCCTCAGTTTTATCTTTGCCCTGCAACGCTACCGCCCCTCTCCCTTTTATGCCTTTGATGAGGTGGATAGTTTCCTGGATGGGGCTAATGTGGAGCGTTTAGCCCAGGTTATCCGCCAACAGTGCCACCAAGCCCAGTTTATTGTGGTCAGTCACCGCCGCCCCATGATTGAAGCGGCCCAACGGACGATCGGGGTCACCCAAGCCCGTGGCTCCCACACCCAGGTCCTCGGCATCACCCTCGAAGACTCCCCGCCCCTCCCCTAACCGGGGCAGCAAACGGCCTCCCGTCCCAACCCCTTAAAACGCAATGGGATCTCACCAGCCATTGCGCATCAAATTCTCGATGCTTCGACGGGAGAGCACCCTGGCGCAGTTACGCCATTCATCTTCCTCAGCGTCGAGGTTTTCGTTATAGCGAATATCA
Encoded proteins:
- a CDS encoding SGNH/GDSL hydrolase family protein, which codes for MSRRRRSRPRNSRSRQKTAWGPLLIGLLVGVPLAAEVLARVLVATQRLELTTPGTEVPTMDIAEAYQLKFVTAEGNPYATPTPPGELKARRHPLLGYDLVANQQGQFWTINDQGFRESATVPLVKAEGEIRIVILGGSEAFGQLSSSNKALFSTQLQERLNQRVTEQRNNPGRFQPEILPYRADQVTEALALPPQIRLGQYRVINAAVPGYTSGNVLGRLLYQVAAYDPDILVVMEGYGDLLLPSQQPAADIPQLDALLAAQVPAVADDSALKPMQWGQRLGDVALDHLYVVKVWHSFNAPLPEETAPEPVKLVNLMTDDPEVPLVNQVPEGPELQKRVDRYQQHMLQLVRWTSATQKQLILVVPPEITGRSPDQITDSEAAIVADLGQPYQTKISPAFDQLTTAAEAVAARSANAKVFNFYSLNAPAKSPLAEQPLFQTSVSLTDAGQTVLADRLYGSIVADLALQPRPFGSR
- a CDS encoding sulfurtransferase, translated to MTSPLISAPELHDRLIQDPQSVVVFDCRFNLMEPAQGRQQYAVSHIPGAYYLDLNQDLSSPPQRYGGRHPLPDLDALAATLAQAGVEGGKTWVVAYDDSRFAYGARLWWLLRYMGHDGVSVLDGGFGAWQGLGLPVTSVVPEPRSGQFLPQRRSDWVVDVAAVQTRKDWPTVAVVDSREPGRYRGEYEPIDPVAGHIPGAINRCWTEVTDETGRSQAKPWHQDHWAAIASAEEVMVYCGSGVTACVNLLSLELAGITTGKLYAGSWSDWCASVLNLTEGV
- a CDS encoding Uma2 family endonuclease — protein: MTIATSLPTMSPQFSNPQPVLLDVRDTTLMVTPEHFDRLCRNNPDLRLELTQSGELIIMAPAGGESSRRNLNVATDNVATDNVATDVDLWNRQTNLGEAFDSDPQRQRVELYRT
- a CDS encoding DUF1810 domain-containing protein; the protein is MENQTKTMNDPFNLERFVTAQEESYESALSELKLGEKRSHWMWYIFPQIDGLGSSFMANKYAIKSLAEAQAYLSHPTLGTRLRECTTTVLAIEERSALEIFSSPDNKKLKSSMTLFAQISEPDSIFERVLNKFFEGDCDPQTLNLLKAH
- a CDS encoding AAA-like domain-containing protein, yielding MDARDRDGPDRDGREADFTWGQARDFANQLIQAHSGKHLTDLEIKVLQGSWQNHTYEAMAEQYTYGAGYLNRDVGNALWKKLSQALGEKVSKTNFREALRRAWWQQGRSVPSVPPSVPPSVRPSVLPMTPPLPAVPLAETPFAEGPVAPQSPFYVVRSQVEDLGLRSLLKPGALVRVKAPSLMGKTSFLYYLLQGVQLQGYATIYLDLGSIDRDILTDLGKLLRWLCARVSRQLKIPNRLEEFWDSDIFGSNDNCTAYFEEYLLQEVPQPVVLGLDNVDRLFPHGAVVEDFFGLLRSWHERARISTLWQQLRLVLMHSTDVYIPLDYNQSPFNTGVPIELVEFSPDQIQALALLHHCSLDRPALAQLMAAIGGHPYLVRRALYELGTGSQTLGQLLATAATETGIYGAHLRRQWLLLQQNPALWQALIQVVQGTEPVSLSPLTLYKLHSMGLIHRHNNRVMPRCTVYRDYFRSMHRADSP
- the smc gene encoding chromosome segregation protein SMC, which encodes MVHIKRVELTHFKSFGGTADIPLLPGFTVVSGPNGSGKSNILDGLLFALGLSTSKGMRADRLPDLVNQNVARSRSTVEASVTATFDLTGWQAEGLGTSPGANLGANLGAEPDPPEPDSLGPEPTAADPTGLDNPGLDNPGPNNPELDNPGPNNPGPDNPGPNNPGLEPPADSARAEVTADGRGPEPTEPEPTEPEQTEPEPIEYSPLEIGPHLQEWSVTRKLRVTPQGTYTSTYAINGETCTLTQLHGQLNRLRIYPEGYNIVLQGDVTGIISMNGRERREIIDELAGVAQFDRKINQAKGKLDEVKEREDRCRIIERELQEQLERLSKDRLKAEKYKALRQELQQKEQWEKVLSWQQQQQQIQKLEQALAQGATEQTQIQESRAALQDTITATETVLEALNRQVRALGEEELLGLQSQGATQEAELRQILRQQQELETAGQRTLEQLQQHQAKVGEYQKTLQRVQGERAHWEGRELVRLGADRDQARQALDASREAAHAIASRSQAWVQQQTQLRQQLDQWLAQIEPQRREQAQLQERSQQYNQQRQDQALALTQGAEELALAQGQLAELIPLQTELETAIAALATTLAQTEQELQVQQDTQTRLLREQREKQRQLDKLESLAQAMQETQGTHATRILLQLGLAGVHGLVGQLGAVQSRYQLALEVAAGARLGYLVVEDDGVAAAGIALLKRENAGRATFLPLNRIQGHKLASIPKWQTPEGFIDHAVNLVDCDDRYGDIFSYVFGNTVIFESLTTARQQLGQYRIVTLEGDLLETSGSMTGGSVRRQRGAVGFGSSDSEESGEIKGLRERLGQIEAVLGRCDRQIHTLTTQGRDTSQTLTEQRQHHRDLRSEADLLRQTVTRLEQQQTQLQQQQQTQDTALGEAQVRLQTLAQTIPALEAQIQELRQTLGQLEQSPIHGEWQQRQTQVQTQEATLQDRELALRSGEQQLQGLIREQERCTSQISQLQGQIQSLRQQQGEQINDHSALGIQRTTLEGQLQQLRQHIASLEERLGSQKQERDRVERQQRDQRQELQQLDWQGQKLQETQAERQEKLGQWRETLAQQERELPQPWPEIPPEVVAAGLAPLNHELRALAKRIQAMEPVNMLALEEYDRTQARLTDLSEKLATLESERTEILLRIETFTTLRTRAFMESFEAIDANFREIFAQLSDGDGYLQLDDPDNPLSGGLNLVAHPKGKPVRRLASMSGGEKSLTALSFIFALQRYRPSPFYAFDEVDSFLDGANVERLAQVIRQQCHQAQFIVVSHRRPMIEAAQRTIGVTQARGSHTQVLGITLEDSPPLP